From a single Gracilimonas sp. genomic region:
- a CDS encoding MATE family efflux transporter, translating into MKNPRKDIKKEGLKLVAIGSPIIATQLLRMGLNFTDTVMAGNLSALDLAAVAIGNAIYMPIGIFCMATLIAINPVVSQFLGARKFEEIGKSARQMFWLIILLTIPAFFLIRNLDLVMHLVGVTAEIIPLADGYLKAISWGVLPLLAYAGVRYFSEGLSVTKPAMYIAAASLVLNVGANYVLMYGKLGFPALGAVGTGYATSIINLFGAIVFIAFTASFKPFKRFNIFDRTTGPEWKYIGELIKVGVPNGVSSSMEILLFATVSLLMGTLSVKAAAAHQIAINVAATMFMIPFGLSMAISQRVGFSLGQGSMANARFRGFVGIVICAGVMTLTALLLFLAPEFIISIYTDDMEVASVAISLLFMAAIFQISDGLQVGAFGALRGLKDTRIPMIVNFISYWLVGFPTGYLLGIYLGYGPEGLWIGLIGGLTVAAVLHNYRFNRLTKART; encoded by the coding sequence ATGAAAAATCCGCGCAAAGATATAAAGAAAGAAGGGCTGAAGTTAGTAGCTATTGGTAGCCCCATCATTGCCACTCAGCTTTTACGAATGGGGCTCAATTTTACCGATACGGTAATGGCCGGAAACCTGTCTGCCCTCGATCTTGCGGCCGTCGCCATCGGTAATGCCATTTATATGCCCATTGGAATTTTTTGTATGGCCACGTTGATCGCCATCAATCCGGTGGTTTCTCAATTTCTGGGTGCCCGAAAGTTTGAAGAGATTGGCAAAAGCGCCCGGCAGATGTTCTGGCTCATCATCTTACTAACCATTCCCGCTTTTTTCCTGATCCGAAACCTGGACCTGGTGATGCACCTGGTGGGCGTAACCGCGGAAATCATCCCCCTCGCCGATGGATACCTCAAAGCCATCTCCTGGGGCGTATTACCGCTGCTTGCCTACGCCGGTGTACGATACTTCAGTGAAGGGTTATCGGTTACCAAGCCGGCTATGTACATTGCCGCGGCAAGCCTGGTTTTAAACGTCGGCGCCAACTACGTGCTGATGTACGGCAAATTAGGATTCCCGGCTTTGGGAGCGGTTGGCACCGGCTATGCAACCTCCATCATTAATCTGTTCGGGGCCATTGTATTCATCGCCTTTACCGCATCTTTTAAGCCATTCAAACGATTTAATATTTTCGATCGGACAACCGGTCCGGAGTGGAAGTACATTGGTGAACTCATTAAAGTAGGTGTACCAAACGGGGTGAGTTCATCTATGGAAATCCTTCTTTTTGCTACCGTCAGCTTGCTGATGGGAACACTGAGCGTTAAAGCTGCCGCTGCTCACCAAATTGCGATTAATGTGGCAGCTACCATGTTTATGATTCCTTTCGGGCTTTCCATGGCTATTTCCCAACGGGTCGGCTTTTCCCTGGGACAAGGTTCTATGGCCAATGCCCGCTTTCGGGGTTTTGTGGGAATTGTCATTTGTGCCGGCGTGATGACGCTCACCGCCTTGCTGTTATTCCTGGCACCGGAATTCATCATCAGCATTTACACCGATGATATGGAAGTAGCTTCTGTTGCCATTTCCTTACTGTTTATGGCCGCTATTTTCCAGATTTCAGACGGACTGCAAGTCGGTGCTTTTGGCGCACTTCGTGGATTAAAGGACACTCGCATTCCCATGATCGTGAACTTCATTTCGTACTGGCTTGTGGGGTTTCCGACCGGATACCTGTTAGGGATTTATCTCGGATATGGCCCGGAAGGATTATGGATTGGGCTGATCGGTGGACTGACTGTAGCAGCTGTATTACATAACTACCGGTTTAATAGGCTCACGAAAGCCAGAACTTAA
- a CDS encoding 3-oxoacyl-[acyl-carrier-protein] synthase III C-terminal domain-containing protein — MPVFIHDIATSVPPFSSDQQHIREVMKKHVGTDRKTEAIIHRIYTQSGIEKRHSVVQDFEPNEHGRLFFNGQVKSEPGTAARNKVYEDESRKLFVDVGRKLLADNPHISSEEITHVVTVSCTGFFAPGPDYELVKALRLKPSTERFHVGFMGCYAAFPAMKMAQSFCKADPNAVVMVVAAELCTLHFQFRNDIDNLLSGSVFADGAAGMIISSKPPKKQGFEIRKFASSLAPKGEKDMAWTIGDSGFNMILSTYVPDIIKENLESVVQPLYEAYQLSRADIDYWALHPGGRAILDKIEDSLNLKPHQISASRAVLSEFGNMSSATVLFVLKKLLDSDLTAGQYVLPMAFGPGLTIESGLFEVHHPDED; from the coding sequence ATGCCCGTATTCATTCATGACATAGCCACTTCAGTTCCGCCTTTTTCGAGCGATCAGCAGCATATCCGCGAGGTAATGAAAAAGCATGTGGGCACAGATCGAAAAACCGAAGCTATTATTCACCGCATTTATACGCAGTCGGGCATTGAGAAACGGCATTCTGTGGTACAGGATTTTGAACCCAACGAACACGGGAGACTATTTTTTAACGGTCAGGTTAAATCTGAGCCCGGTACGGCCGCCCGGAACAAGGTGTATGAAGATGAATCAAGAAAGCTTTTTGTGGATGTCGGGCGGAAACTGCTTGCTGACAATCCTCATATCTCTTCCGAAGAAATCACCCATGTAGTCACTGTATCCTGTACCGGTTTTTTTGCTCCCGGGCCCGATTATGAACTGGTGAAAGCTCTCCGGTTGAAACCTTCTACCGAACGTTTTCATGTGGGGTTTATGGGATGCTATGCCGCCTTCCCGGCTATGAAAATGGCCCAATCATTTTGCAAAGCCGATCCGAATGCCGTGGTGATGGTGGTTGCAGCTGAGCTATGCACGCTTCACTTTCAATTCAGAAATGACATCGACAATTTGCTATCCGGGTCTGTGTTTGCAGATGGGGCAGCAGGAATGATCATCTCTTCAAAACCACCCAAAAAGCAAGGTTTTGAAATCCGGAAGTTTGCTTCTTCCCTGGCTCCAAAAGGGGAAAAAGATATGGCCTGGACCATTGGTGATTCCGGCTTTAATATGATCCTTTCCACTTATGTGCCGGACATCATCAAAGAGAACCTGGAATCTGTTGTTCAGCCACTTTATGAGGCTTATCAGCTTTCCAGAGCGGATATCGATTACTGGGCTTTGCATCCGGGTGGGCGTGCAATCCTTGACAAAATTGAGGACAGCCTGAATCTGAAACCCCATCAAATATCAGCATCCCGGGCTGTGCTTTCCGAGTTTGGGAATATGAGCAGCGCCACGGTTCTGTTTGTACTCAAGAAGCTGCTGGATTCTGATTTAACAGCCGGACAGTACGTTCTTCCCATGGCTTTTGGTCCGGGTTTGACCATCGAAAGCGGCCTCTTTGAAGTTCACCATCCGGACGAGGATTGA
- a CDS encoding methyltransferase domain-containing protein: protein MPVFLSKRRPDLIEYMDRDDCDPHLLENTYRQFATINLLLSQWKRIYKNELRPLMEKGKTYSLLDIGFGGGDVALKLSEWAKRDGLDLQITAIETDQRAFEFARQQKAPDQVTFRHCSSTDLKSQSRAYDFVISNHVLHHLSKNQTLQILDEAKSLALQKVIFNDIERSDIGFGLFATFARLIFRNSFIVPDGLISIKRSYTKAELAEVAPAGWQVQRLFPFRLLLKYDKN from the coding sequence ATGCCTGTTTTTCTGTCAAAGCGCCGGCCGGATTTAATTGAATATATGGATCGGGATGATTGTGATCCTCACCTGCTGGAAAATACCTATCGGCAGTTTGCGACTATTAACTTGCTGCTGTCACAATGGAAACGGATTTATAAAAACGAACTTCGGCCACTGATGGAGAAAGGTAAAACTTATTCTCTCCTCGACATCGGCTTTGGAGGCGGAGATGTAGCTCTCAAACTTTCTGAATGGGCAAAAAGGGATGGGCTCGATTTGCAAATCACAGCTATAGAAACTGATCAACGAGCCTTTGAATTTGCCCGGCAGCAGAAGGCTCCTGATCAGGTTACATTCAGGCATTGTTCTTCCACGGATCTGAAATCCCAATCCCGTGCGTACGATTTCGTGATTTCCAATCATGTGCTTCATCACCTGTCAAAAAATCAAACGCTACAGATATTAGACGAAGCGAAGTCGCTTGCCCTTCAAAAAGTCATTTTCAATGATATTGAACGGAGTGATATTGGCTTTGGCCTCTTTGCCACTTTTGCCCGGCTGATTTTTCGTAATTCCTTCATTGTTCCCGATGGATTGATTTCCATAAAACGAAGTTACACCAAGGCGGAATTGGCTGAAGTCGCCCCTGCCGGATGGCAGGTTCAACGCTTATTTCCCTTTCGTTTATTATTGAAGTATGACAAAAACTAA
- a CDS encoding NAD(P)/FAD-dependent oxidoreductase encodes MTKTKPDIPVIIVGGGPVGLFLAICLIKEGIACRVLEKRKEPVPDSRSLGIHPVSLELFDEVGITEPFLSAGLKIRKGIALTKDQKLGEISFENCPTPHNYILASPQFTTEKILRNELSKLDEDALITGATVKHFDEYGQFVEITYSIDQQANQRITTDYIIGCDGKNSAIRQKASIHYSGKRYNDTYIMGDFEDTTDFGPDAAVFLLKEGLIECFPLPNGMRRWVVKTDDYIPEPSQLKLATLVQDRLGYDLFGIKSTMLSSFGVQHFMAETFAKGRVLLAGDAAHVVSPIGGQGMNLGWLDGRVLADSFALIKNKDSGIAEQEFRRYSEHQKSIAKKVARRAEINMALGRKQRMPVFRNLFVKGMLHSPLKNKVAEIFTMRGLGSWWI; translated from the coding sequence ATGACAAAAACTAAGCCCGACATACCGGTGATAATTGTAGGTGGAGGGCCCGTTGGATTATTTTTGGCCATCTGCCTTATTAAAGAAGGAATTGCATGCCGTGTACTTGAAAAGCGAAAAGAACCCGTACCAGATTCACGCTCATTGGGCATTCACCCTGTATCGCTGGAGCTGTTTGATGAAGTGGGGATCACGGAGCCATTCTTAAGTGCCGGTTTGAAAATCAGGAAAGGAATTGCGCTTACCAAAGACCAGAAGCTGGGTGAAATCTCCTTCGAAAATTGCCCGACACCTCATAATTATATTCTCGCTAGTCCGCAATTCACCACAGAAAAAATTCTGCGTAATGAACTGAGCAAACTTGATGAAGATGCTTTGATAACCGGAGCAACCGTAAAACACTTCGATGAGTATGGGCAGTTTGTGGAAATCACCTATTCCATTGATCAGCAAGCGAATCAGCGAATAACGACTGACTACATCATCGGTTGTGATGGGAAAAACAGTGCTATCCGCCAAAAAGCCTCAATCCACTATTCCGGGAAAAGATATAACGACACCTACATTATGGGCGATTTTGAAGATACCACCGATTTCGGTCCCGATGCGGCTGTATTTTTGCTAAAAGAAGGCCTGATTGAATGTTTCCCGCTACCGAATGGCATGAGACGCTGGGTGGTAAAGACCGATGATTATATACCGGAACCAAGTCAGCTAAAACTCGCTACTTTGGTGCAGGACAGGCTGGGTTATGACTTATTTGGCATAAAAAGCACAATGCTCAGCAGTTTTGGAGTGCAGCATTTTATGGCTGAAACCTTTGCAAAAGGCAGGGTATTATTGGCCGGTGATGCCGCTCATGTTGTAAGCCCCATCGGAGGACAGGGGATGAACCTCGGCTGGCTGGACGGCCGGGTGCTCGCTGATTCTTTTGCTCTAATTAAAAACAAAGATTCTGGTATCGCTGAACAGGAGTTTCGAAGGTATTCCGAACATCAAAAGTCTATTGCAAAAAAAGTGGCCCGAAGAGCGGAAATCAATATGGCACTGGGACGAAAACAAAGGATGCCTGTATTCAGAAACCTGTTTGTAAAGGGCATGCTGCATTCACCCCTCAAGAATAAAGTAGCGGAGATTTTTACAATGCGGGGGCTCGGCAGCTGGTGGATTTAA
- a CDS encoding GAF domain-containing protein, with the protein MVDGINRTLQLKEVLRKCMEAAKVVMNSEASSLMLLDELTGDLNVSIPTGPVKDEIMGMAVPKSKGIGGWVISYNQPFISNDVVESDIFWKDLSTGFTTRNIICVPLQDNEGQAFGVLQAINKKDGQMFVNEDVPVFESLALHVASAIERSKKFDEVERKLAEREEEILDIHTRLNDNLSAISDLLEFDLEEIRDLDSRKILKATNTRIKSMMNVQPLLSEKSESGTINLSKYLGLIAGQVEQSFEDSDVDVRFTLRFEDAQLDGRRSMLCGLILNELMTAAYKKASSSKEIGEVIVSLKQTGKEKVVVIVTDNGRGTEDIQKDVEGMKSPKAIIRNLAEKLEADLTYTQNPEIGSTSILSFHI; encoded by the coding sequence GTGGTAGATGGTATAAACCGAACACTGCAACTAAAGGAAGTACTTCGCAAATGTATGGAGGCTGCCAAGGTAGTGATGAACTCGGAAGCGAGTTCTCTTATGCTTTTGGATGAACTCACCGGTGATTTGAACGTCAGCATTCCAACCGGCCCCGTGAAAGATGAGATTATGGGGATGGCCGTTCCGAAAAGCAAGGGTATTGGCGGATGGGTAATATCGTATAACCAACCCTTCATCTCTAATGATGTGGTGGAAAGCGATATTTTCTGGAAAGACCTGTCCACAGGCTTCACAACCCGGAATATCATTTGTGTGCCTTTGCAGGATAATGAGGGGCAGGCATTCGGCGTACTTCAGGCCATCAACAAAAAGGACGGGCAAATGTTTGTGAACGAAGATGTGCCTGTTTTTGAATCGCTGGCCCTTCATGTTGCTTCCGCCATCGAGCGTTCCAAAAAGTTTGACGAGGTGGAGAGAAAACTGGCTGAACGGGAGGAGGAAATCCTGGACATCCACACTCGGCTGAATGATAACTTGTCTGCAATTTCTGACCTCCTTGAGTTTGACCTGGAAGAAATCAGAGATCTTGACTCCCGAAAAATACTGAAGGCTACGAATACACGCATTAAATCCATGATGAACGTGCAGCCTCTCTTGTCTGAGAAGTCGGAATCCGGAACCATCAACTTATCAAAATACCTGGGACTGATAGCCGGTCAGGTAGAACAATCATTCGAAGATTCAGATGTGGATGTGAGATTTACTTTACGTTTTGAAGACGCACAGCTGGATGGCAGAAGAAGCATGCTTTGTGGTTTAATTTTGAATGAATTGATGACCGCTGCATATAAAAAAGCATCTTCCAGTAAAGAAATAGGAGAGGTAATCGTAAGTCTGAAGCAGACCGGGAAGGAAAAAGTTGTGGTTATTGTGACGGATAATGGCCGTGGAACAGAGGATATTCAAAAGGATGTTGAAGGAATGAAAAGTCCAAAAGCCATCATTCGAAACCTGGCGGAAAAGCTGGAGGCAGACCTTACCTACACACAAAACCCTGAAATCGGTTCAACCTCCATTCTTTCATTTCATATTTAA